In the Oncorhynchus gorbuscha isolate QuinsamMale2020 ecotype Even-year unplaced genomic scaffold, OgorEven_v1.0 Un_scaffold_9843, whole genome shotgun sequence genome, ATTCATATAAACCATGTGGGTTCCTTTAGATTCATATAAACCATGTGGGTTCCTTTAGATTCATATAAACCATGTGGGTTCCTTTAGATTCATATAAACCATGTGGGTTCCTTTAGATTCATATAAACCATGTGGGTTCCTTTAGATTCATATAAACCATGTGGGTTCCTTTAGATTCATATAAACCATGTGGGTTCCTTTAGATTCATTTAAACCATGTGGGTTCCTTTTCATTTAAACCATGTGGGTTCCTTTAGATTCATATAAACCATGTGGGTTCCTTTAGATTCATATAAACCATGTGGGTTCCTTTAGATTCATTTAAACCATGTGGGTTCCTTTAGATTCATATAAACCATGTGGGTTCCTTTAGATTCATATAAACCATGTGGGTTCCTTTAGATTCATATAAACCATGTGGGTTCCTTTAGATTCATATAAACCATGTGGGTTCCTTTAGATTCATTTAAACCACGTGGGTTCCTTTAGATTCATTTAAACCATGTGGGTTCCTTTAGATTCATATAAACCATGTGGGTTCCTTTAGATTCATATAAACCATGTGGGTTCCTTTAGATTCATATAAACCATGTGGGTTCCTTTAGATTCATTTAAACCACGTGGGTTCCTTTAGATTCATTTAaacctatatatatacacacctacataTAAAATAAATGAAAGAAGCCACTGTACCTGTATAGAACAGCTTTGTCTGCACCAAATACACCCACTATTAAGtctgtggtggagagagagagaggggagagagagaggggggagagagacagaggggagagagacagaggggagagagacagaggggagagagacagagaggagagagacagagaggggagagacagagaggggagagagacagagaggggagagagacagagaggggggtgggaaaaagagagatgggggagaaaagggggagagagagaggggagagagagagaggggagagaggggagagagagagaggggagagacaggggagagagagagaggggagagacagggggagaggagagagacagagggagaggagagaggggagagagacagagaggagagacagagaggggagaggagagagaggagaggagagagggagagagacagagaggggagagagacagagagggagagagacagagagggggagagacagagaggggagagagacagagaggggagaggggagaggagagggggagaggagagaggggagagagacagagaggggagaggagagggggagagtaacagagagggggagaggagagaggagaggagagggggagaggagagaggggagagagacagagaggggagagagacagagaggggagagggagaaaagggggagagagagagagacagacagagagagagaggagagcgagagagaggagagcgagagagagggcgagcaagacagagagaaaaatgtCAGTGTAATACCAGCAGGCTTACTAAGCAACAAGCCCCGTAATCAAATCCTTTATGTTTCACTTTTTTTGCCAAGTAAGAGCCAAATCTGTAAGCAGTCAGTCACCACAAACCCAGGAAAATACTAGCAGAGCTTAACTCCCTAACACCTTTCAACAACACTCATACCTCCCCTAACAACACCTGGGTATCCATTCTAGTATCAAACTACCTGGGTATCTATTCTAGTATCAAACTACCTGGGTATCCATTCTAGTATCAAACTACCTGGGTATCTATTCTAGTATCAAACTACCTGGGTATCCATTCTAGTATCAAACTACCTGGGTATCTATTCTAGTATCAAACTACCTGGGTATCCATTCTGGTATCAAACTACCTGGGTATCCATTCTAGTATCAAACTACCTGGGTATCCATTCTAGTATCAAACTACCTGGGTATCCATTCTAGTATCAAACTACCTGGGTATCTATTCTAGTATCAAACTACCTGGGTATCCATTCTAGTATCAAACTACCTGGGTATCCATTCTAGTATCAAACTACCTGGGTATCCATTCTAGTATCAAACTACCTGGGTATCTATTCTAGTATCAAACTACCTGGGTATCCATTCTGGTATCAAACTACCTGGGTATCCATTCTAGTATCAAACTACCTGGGTATCCATTCTAGTATCAAACTACCTGGGTATCCATTCAAGTGTCAAACTACCTGGGTATCTATTCTAGTATCAAACTACCTGGGTATCCATTCTAGTATCAAACTACCTGGGTATCTATTCTAGTATCAAACTacctgggtatccaatctagtatCAAACTACCTGGGTATCTATTCTAGTATCAAACTacctgggtatccaatctagtatCAAACTACCTGGGTAGCCAATCTAGTATCAAACTacctgggtatccaatctagtatCAAACTacctgggtatccaatctagtacGAAGCTACCTGGGTATATATTATAGTATCAAACTACCTGGGTATCCATTCTAGTATCAAACTACCTGGGTATCTATTCTAGTATCAAACTACCTGGGTATCCATTCTAGTATCAAACTACCTGGGTATCCATTCTGGTCAATATCGGTGGCTCCGTGCAGGGAGTATCCAAAGCTGGGGGGCATGTAAGAGGAGGCCCACCTCCCCACTAGCACCTGAGAAGGCACTGGGTCAGGCCCTGCAGCCCTCCCATTGTGGATGTACACTAGGCCCCTGTGCTTCGGCCCGCCGTAGGGTGCAGCTATGgcaacgtctggaacagagaaaCATTACAGGAAGTTCACTAATGGTGGTTTGGCCTTTTGTCTTCAAACCAGGGAATCTCCCCGAGTTGGCCTCATACATACCGTTGAgacctcatacatacataccggtgaggcctcatacatacataccgttgaggcctcatacatacataccgttgaggcctcatacatacataccgctgagacctcatacatacataccgttgagacatcatacataccgttgaggcctcatacatacataccgttgaggcctcatacatacataccgttgaggcctcatacatacataccattgaggcctcatacatacataccgttgaggcctcatacatacataccgctgaggcctcatacatacataccgctgaggcctcatacatacataccgttgAGACCTCATACATGCATACCGCTGAgacctcatacatacataccgttgagacctcatacatacataccgttgagacctcatacatacataccgttgaggcctcatacatacataccgttgaggcctcatacatacataccgttgAGGCCTCATACATACTTACCGCTGAggcctcatacatacataccgctgagacctcatacatacataccgttgagacctcatacatacataccgttgagacctcatacatacataccgttgaggcctcatacatacataccgttgaggcctcatacatacataccgttgaggcctcatacatacataccgttgaggcctcatacatacataccgttgagccctcatacatacataccgttgagacctcatacatacataccgttgagacctcatacatacataccgttgagacctcatacatacataccgttgagacctcatacatacataccgttgagacctcatacatacataccgttgagacctcatacataccgttgagacctcatacataccgttgagacctcatacataccgttgagacctcatacataccgttgagacctcatacataccgttgagacctcatacatacatacatacatacatacatacatacatacatacatacatacatacatacatacatacatacatacatacatacatacatacatacatacatacatacatacatacatacatacataccgttgaggcctcatacatacatacatccatACATACTGTTGAgacctcatacatacatacatccatACATACTGTTGAgacctcatacatacatacatccatACATACTGTTGAGACCTCATACATACCGTTAAGACCTCATAGAAACATACCGTCAAGACCTCATAGAAACATACCGTTAAGACCTCATACATACCGTTAAGACCTCATACATACCGTTAAGACCTCATACATACCGTTGAGACCTCATAGAAACATACCGTTAAGACCTCATACATACCGTTGAGACCTCATACATACCGTTGAGACCTCATAGAAACATACCGTTAAGACCTCATACATACCGTTGAGACCTCATACATACCGTTGAGACCTCATACATACCGTTGAGGCCTCATACATACCGTTAAGACCTCATAGAAACATACCGTTAAGACCTCATACATACCGTTGAGACCTCATACATACCGTTGAGACCTCACACATACCGTTGAggcctcatacatacataccgttgaggcctcatacatacataccgttgAGACCTCATACATACCGTTGAGACCTCATACATACCGTTGAGGCCTCATCCATACATACTGTTGAGACCTCATACATACCGTTAAGACCTCATAGAAACATACCGTTAAGACCTCATACATACCGCTGAGACCTCATACATACCGTTGAGACCTCATACATACCGTTGAggcctcatacatacataccgttgaggcctcatacatacataccgttgagacctcatacatacataccgttgagacctcatacatac is a window encoding:
- the LOC124030195 gene encoding integrin alpha-V-like, whose amino-acid sequence is MSLSLLRLVDLFVGAPLFMDRGSDGKLREVGQVSVFLGKGGFSFHTPITLSGTEIYSRFGSSIATLGDLDMDGFNDVAIAAPYGGPKHRGLVYIHNGRAAGPDPVPSQVLVGRWASSYMPPSFGYSLHGATDIDQNGYPDLIVGVFGADKAVLY